The Sabethes cyaneus chromosome 3, idSabCyanKW18_F2, whole genome shotgun sequence DNA window AAGAGTTGTCATGATTATGAATAGACGgcaaacaaaacgggtgagagtcaTTCTTTGCAAGACCAGCCTAGGAAAACCAACTCTTACTcgttttggttacatttgcgacattggTCATTTTGTTGGTTCTATCTAGGTATGATATTTACCTTTTGCAAGATTTACATTCCAGGAGACAACGATATTGGCGGCGAAGGATTTGAACCTGTGAAGGATACAAACGTTCAACGATTTCGGCAGTACTTCAATGAACGTCCTTTTTGGATGTTTccaaatgcaatacaaatttttAACGTGAACCGTATAACTCGAGCGGCAATTTGGaatgaaaatgttgaaaataatGATCGTAGTTCGTTGATTTTCTTCATCAGCCATATAAGTCTTCTAAAACACGCTGATTCATACACATTAAAAGTAAATAAACTCGCTGTTATTCTTAACTACGAATAATTTAACAATCGAGCAATTTTAGACAATCGAGCAATTTCAACCAGATGTGATATTTTCAGCACATGACCACACCTCAAAGTACACCATAGTTAGAAAGAATGTACCTGAAGTTGAACCTGTTTTCGTACCACTGAGCACCAGCCGAGAAACTCGGCACAGCATTTCTTCATTCAATCTagaagaaattcgtaacaatcatGGATTGTTAGAGATATCGGTGCCTACCTGTTCCTATCGAATGGGCGTCATGAAAATTGGTTATGGCTTTGCGGTTTTGGACGGCGAAACACTTAGCTACACCGTGTTGTGGACTTCGCAGCGCTTCTACCAATTGGCGTTCTACTCGTTGCTAATCATTCCGCTAAAGTTGCTCTGCGGACAAATATGGTGCAATTTGCTGAAACGGTATTGGTGCTGCTGCAGGTCTAGGAACCGAGACTACCTTCCATTGCATGTGGGATAGATAATCGTCTAATTCTCAGTATTTTGCTCAGTTTAGTTTGTAagcataaataaataacaaattgtCGTGGGTCAAAATAAGCTCTCAAATAATTTGCTTTTATGTATTATATACCAACGTATAACCCATTTTTTGTGGAAAGAACTTTAAACGATAAAATGTATAACGTTACTCGACAGACTCCGTCAGCTTAGCACTCAAAACATCGATCGTACGCTGAGTATCTTCGGTTATTTCCTTACGTCTGGTCAACGCAGCTATCGCGTTCTCGTATTTTTTCGCTGCAGTCCAACTGAAATTGATGACGCTCTTATATTTAGATGAAATGAATGAAAACATATTAATACATACACAAGAGCGGCTCCTTCGAAATTTCCGCTCGCTTCCAGGTACTGGGCCCATTCCGTACAAACCTGTTCGCAAATGGGATCGTCTTCCGCTTTGCGCAGCTTACAGATGGCCCACGCCTCTCGGAAAAATCTGTGCTTGCTTAAGAAATCGATTGATTCGGTAATCTACAATGTGAGAGTAAAATTTAAAGAATAGATTAACTTAACTGAAAGTGGTAAAAAAATTGTCTCAAATCTTAATCCATAATTTCCACAATATTGCGATTCTCCTAAATAGGTACTAccataaacataaaacaaattttcatcacTGAAATTCTGTTCTGTGTGCGTACATAGAGTTTCGTGGATTACCGTTTTAATGTTAGAACAGCTTTTATTGActattttaaaatttcaaaagcagaatAAAATGATTAGATGTCCTGCCATCTAACACAATTTTCGGTAAAGGCGCAATCTTGCgcatttgctcttttgattactgcacctcaggatttgaaaaagtggtgttttAATAATATAATTTTAGAGTAACCACCGTTTACAAATATCGGCAGCATACTGAGAATCATTTTCCCGGTATAAGTTGAATGTAGCACATACTTCCAATTTCTGTgcacttttctttaattttaacaataaaaaatatataaatttccTACCCCACAATTTTTTATGCACTTCCGAACCGTATGTCTCCTAGCACCATATTTAACTGTTTCTTTCAGTTGCTATTTCACGTTTGGCTTTTTTCATACAACTTCAACTTCAACATTGGTAATTAGATTCTACTACGATTGCCATCTAGAAGTTGACATCGACGGTTTTATCTTTCACAAGATCTCTCACAAATCGctctggaatcccacaaggcagccatcttgcTTTATCTTTGTTAGTGTGCTGACGATCTTAATCTGTATGTAAAAGTGGAGAATCCGTCCGATGTCGTGGTTCTACAAGAGCAGCAGCGTCATTTCAACCCGAGCAGCTGATACCGATCGCTTGCTGCGAGggacgtaagatgaagaagaaaaaaagtaatgcaaagtcTGTATCCACTGTTCCGCACCCACTCGCGGGCTACACTTCGTGAGCAGCCACGAGTTGTTGGCCTCGtaagcgggctgtgcagaaagacgctacgaaaCTGTGCGCTCGCGAATATGTAGgcagcagaatgtatgcacacgaCACAGTACCggcggttgtttgtcgtacgaTTGCGCTAGTGAAGTAAACGTTGGATGCTATCCTTCTCATGACATCGTTTtcttcttgctcgatttgcaTCATTACCCGGTGCAGATTGGTGAATTTAGTAGATGCTGCTCGAGTAGCTAAAGCCAGTTTTACCAGTAGAGTCTTCAGCGACCTTGGAAACCTTCAGTAATGGAAACGGAAAAAGATCTAGCAAAACCCGTCTAAACACTACTAAAATTTGACGAATTATCAAGCCTGATGAGTTGTCACCGATTAAAACAATATCGAGAAGGGAATTAAAAGAATTCAAAATGCAAACAGGTCAATTCGAACAGTGTTTCGAAAAGAAAGCATACGAGTCGTCGCGGGAGgctgacgatatacaaaacgctaattacacCGATAGTTTTTCATGGACTTAAGACTGTAAGTTAgcacttacggaagacatatgtgGCACTTGCCCTATTCAAGAGAAAACTCAAGTTTACTTctattaatttttaattgaGTCGTTACTTTTATTTTCGGTTGGTGAATGGCTGAATAATGAGTGTAGCGACGAGGAATAGCCTTGTCAGTCTTGTGCGTCTGTTTTCATGTCAGCAGGCGACTCTTGGTTTCAAATGGTCTTGGcggtttcaaatgtcagagaccaacaaaaccagcagcgtacgacgccgacagttcgtcgaataaatcgcgtgaactcggaggcgccatcgctggatgaaattgtagcagccatcaagagtatgaaatccaatagagcgccagggatagatcctgtttcagccgaaatgctcaaagctgacccatctttgtcagcccagatgatgcatcagcttttcagcaatatttgggaaaccgcaacttttccggtggactggatgcagggcatattggtcaaagtccctaagaaaggagacctaacggaatgcggtaactggcgtagcatcacgttgctctgtattactctcaaagtactctgtaaggtaatcctcaaccggatccagaagatcgacgctactctccggcggcagcaagctggattccgtgctggccgatcatgtgtagaccatatcacaatgctccgcattatattggagcagatcaacgaattccagggctctcttctgctggtgttcgttgacttcgaataGGCATTCGatcgactcaatcacgaaaacatctggggtgcacttaggcgtagaggagtttcagataagctagtccatctcatcgaggctcagtacgaggcattctcgtgcaaggttttgcacgacggcgtcttgtccgaccccataagggttactgctgtcgtgagacagggctgcattttatcaccgcttctgtttctcatcgttatggatgagatattagttggagcaattgacagtagaccaaatcgaggattgccttggaaccctctaacgatggagcagctaaatgacctcgacctagccgaagATATTGTCTTGTTAGCACAACACCGAAAcgacatgcagagcaagttagatgacctctccgagagctcccaagcagcaggtctcacagtcaatgttgcGAAAaccaagtctatggtagtgagcACTGACgatgccaccaacttcacagtagcgggacaacaagttgagcaggtagccgcctttcaatatcttggtagc harbors:
- the LOC128740258 gene encoding uncharacterized protein LOC128740258 is translated as MIRLRNLKVHLFWKIYLPTLLCLIVYNEYLIHVFHSLQWAQIECQTDNCLKILLVADPQILGNTFDTKLYWPLANFDSDRHLAITYRHAVQHSMPDIICFLGDLMDEGSVADADQYEEYFQRFANIFPQPTAHTSMIYIPGDNDIGGEGFEPVKDTNVQRFRQYFNERPFWMFPNAIQIFNVNRITRAAIWNENVENNDRSSLIFFISHISLLKHADSYTLKTIEQFQPDVIFSAHDHTSKYTIVRKNVPEVEPVFVPLSTSRETRHSISSFNLEEIRNNHGLLEISVPTCSYRMGVMKIGYGFAVLDGETLSYTVLWTSQRFYQLAFYSLLIIPLKLLCGQIWCNLLKRYWCCCRSRNRDYLPLHVG